In one Magallana gigas chromosome 7, xbMagGiga1.1, whole genome shotgun sequence genomic region, the following are encoded:
- the LOC109617047 gene encoding receptor-type tyrosine-protein phosphatase epsilon isoform X3, with protein sequence MFIYGGLYNVSVNLSHPYLREELCEQLQAVSPTTRYKIGVCCKHQMIADSFTVLRTDPGALKINEIYLDGCCRGFYGLSCMECNKSCSTCDAANGECLSCTKSLYGEKCDKRCPYNCSDGKCDRNTGNCRGCDSGFDGPNCQPCENGKFGSNCSEFCSNHCPEHCDARTGACHESKYEAFRQKLLNEKTAIIFGAVILFLLLGAIVILVKRTHCLQEVLTCSKCERQDVYQIIELQESVGDSLNEYDDLYENTVPYVNITKEGVPVADFVEMVKKKTLSVLKSEFKDISCAVTDTFQNALQDENRRKNRYKRIYPYDYNRVKLDMVDMPEYTDYVNASYIHGFIRENKYIAAQGPFNHETTLLFWEMVWQSNCSKIVMLTNTREQHRTLCVEYWPENEDRIGRIKIKLEKYRRLPLIIIRTFVLQKGNELRKIKHYQFIGWLQKSGPGNANAFLQLYNLTQGREEDTRPIIVHCSAGIGRTGTYIAFDCLMDEANETGQLSVVNCILKLRQQRPLMVQTSDTYMRDRLFTIQGETFDTMYKIGYKLLILYLVILCLKNILCVNYKNETQPSVANGNSFSKALSQNLLRGEVVIIIGAIIWLLLLGTIAVGVKQTHCLQGIFSSRKSKRDLYQVIELQESPENLENEINEIYEQILPHVNTIKGSVPVDVFVKMVKKTTSSDLKSEFKEIPSAVTNACQHAYLEENRRKNRYKRICPYDYNRVKLSMTDMPDYTDYINASYIHGFKNENKFIAAQGPFNHETTLLFWEMVWQSDCSAIVMFTNTREQHRTRCGEYWPENEERIGRIKIKSIKCSRSAFIIARTFVLEKSDETHHVKHYQFNGWVQKESHSVSNAFLQLYNLTHSKEESSPIIVHCSSGIGRTGTYIAFDHLMDEAHETGQLSVQDCIMKLRNQRPLMVQTSDDYQFLLRMLAGNITHVYDEAVTLDL encoded by the exons ACTTGAGAGAAGAACTATGTGAGCAACTGCAGGCAGTATCTCCAACCACAAGGTACAAAATCGGCGTCTGTTGCAAACACCAGATGATAGCTGACTCGTTCACAGTTTTACGAACAGACCCCGGAGCATTGAAAATCAACGAAATTTACCTTGACG GATGTTGCCGGGGTTTTTATGGTCTTTCTTGCATGGAGTGTAATAAATCGTGTTCCACATGTGACGCAGCAAATGGAGAATGTTTATCCTGCACCAAATCTCTGTATGGAGAAAAATGTGATAAACGCTGCCCATATAACTGCTCAGATGGCAAGTGTGACAGAAACACGGGGAACTGCAGAGGATGTGACTCTGGATTTGATGGACCAAACTGCCAACCATGCGAAAACGGAAAGTTTGGAAGCAACTGCTCTGAATTCTGTAGCAATCATTGTCCAGAGCATTGTGATGCTCGCACGGGGGCGTGCCATGAGTCCAAATATGAGGCATTCAGACAGAAATTACTAAATGAAAAAACAGCCATTATCTTCGGTGCCGTTATTTTGTTCTTATTGTTAGGGGCAATTGTCATTTTGGTCAAAAGAACCCATTGTTTACAAGAAGTATTAACCTGTAGTAAGTGTGAAAGACAAGATGTATATCAAATCATAGAGTTACAGGAATCGGTTGGGGATTCTCTGAATGAGTACGATGATCTCTATGAAAATACTGTGCCTTATGTGAACATTACCAAAGAGGGCGTTCCTGTCGCCGATTTTGTCGAAATGGTCAAGAAAAAGACATTAAGCGTTCTGAAGAGTGAATTCAAG GACATTTCATGTGCAGTCACAGATACGTTTCAGAATGCCCTCCAAGACGAGAACCGACGGAAAAATCGATACAAAAGGATCTATCCAT ATGATTACAACAGAGTGAAGTTAGACATGGTAGATATGCCAGAGTATACTGATTACGTCAACGCTTCCTACATCCAC GGTTTCATCAGGGAAAACAAATACATAGCAGCGCAAG GTCCATTTAATCACGAAACGACTTTATTATTCTGGGAGATGGTTTGGCAGTCAAATTGTAGTAAAATCGTTATGTTAACGAACACGAGGGAGCAACACAGA ACGCTTTGTGTAGAATACTGGCCCGAAAACGAAGACAGAATTGGaaggataaaaataaaactggagAAATACCGCAGATTACCACTGATAATTATTAGAACGTTTGTTCTGCAAAAG GGGAATGAATTGCGAAAAATAAAACACTACCAATTTATTGGATGGTTACAGAAAAGTGGACCAGGCAACGCCAATGCATTTTTGCAATTGTACAATTTGACACAAGGTAGAGAAGAGGATACCAGGCCTATTATAGTGCATtgcag TGCTGGTATTGGTAGAACCGGTACATACATTGCGTTTGATTGTCTGATGGACGAGGCTAATGAAACAGGACAACTTAGTGTTGTAAACTGCATCCTAAAATTACGACAACAAAGACCCTTAATGGTGCAGACGTCG GACACATATATGCGAGATCGTTTATTTACGATACAAGGAGAAACATTTGACACCATGTACAAAATAGGATACAAACTTCTTATTCTCTATTTGgtaatattatgtttaaaaa ACATCTTATGCGTAAACTACAAAAATGAAACACAACCCTCAGTCGCTAATGGAAATTCCTTTTCCAAAGCATTAAGCCAGAATCTACTAAGAGGTGAAGTTGTCATCATCATAGGTGCCATAATTTGGTTGTTACTGCTGGGTACAATTGCCGTTGGAGTCAAACAAACACACTGTTTACAAGGAATATTCTCATCAAGGAAAAGCAAACGCGACCTTTATCAAGTCATAGAGCTACAAGAATCCCCAGAAAATTTGGAGAATGAGattaatgaaatttatgaaCAAATTTTGCCACATGTAAATACTATCAAAGGTAGTGTCCCTGTCGATGTTTTCGTTAAAATGGTAAAGAAAACAACAAGCAGTGATTTGAAAAGCGAATTTAAG GAAATTCCAAGTGCAGTCACAAATGCGTGTCAGCACGCCTATCTAGAAGAAAATCGTCGGAAAAATAGATACAAACGGATATGCCCAT ATGATTATAACAGAGTGAAACTTAGTATGACGGATATGCCAGATTACACAGATTACATCAATGCCTCCTACATTcat GGTTTtaagaatgaaaacaaatttattgcAGCCCAAG GTCCATTTAATCACGAAACGACTCTATTATTCTGGGAGATGGTTTGGCAGTCGGATTGTAGTGCTATCGTTATGTTTACGAACACGAGGGAGCAACACAGA ACACGATGTGGGGAATACTGGCCCGAAAATGAAGAACGAATTGGAAGGATTAAAATAAAGTCAATTAAATGTAGCAGATCTGCATTTATCATTGCGAGAACATTTGTACttgaaaag AGTGACGAAACCCATCATgtcaaacattatcaatttaatGGGTGGGTGCAGAAGGAATCCCACAGTGTCTCAAATGCGTTTTTACAGCTGTACAACTTGACGCATAGTAAAGAAGAGTCAAGTCCCATCATAGTCCATTGCAG CTCTGGAATTGGTAGAACAGGTACATACATTGCATTTGATCATCTAATGGATGAAGCACACGAGACCGGGCAGCTCAGCGTCCAAGACTGTATTATGAAATTACGAAATCAAAGACCACTAATGGTGCAGACCTCT gaTGATTACCAATTTCTGCTCAGAATGCTGGCGGGAAACATCACACATGTGTATGATGAGGCTGTTACATTAGACTTGTAA
- the LOC109617047 gene encoding receptor-type tyrosine-protein phosphatase epsilon isoform X1: MYQNGCSLTILFILMLCYKDITCITYKNVTQSSYPDGIPVSEQEYAARAIDGDQFVFTQTKHENQSYWTITFQRPTIISCFSMFIYGGLYNVSVNLSHPYLREELCEQLQAVSPTTRYKIGVCCKHQMIADSFTVLRTDPGALKINEIYLDGCCRGFYGLSCMECNKSCSTCDAANGECLSCTKSLYGEKCDKRCPYNCSDGKCDRNTGNCRGCDSGFDGPNCQPCENGKFGSNCSEFCSNHCPEHCDARTGACHESKYEAFRQKLLNEKTAIIFGAVILFLLLGAIVILVKRTHCLQEVLTCSKCERQDVYQIIELQESVGDSLNEYDDLYENTVPYVNITKEGVPVADFVEMVKKKTLSVLKSEFKDISCAVTDTFQNALQDENRRKNRYKRIYPYDYNRVKLDMVDMPEYTDYVNASYIHGFIRENKYIAAQGPFNHETTLLFWEMVWQSNCSKIVMLTNTREQHRTLCVEYWPENEDRIGRIKIKLEKYRRLPLIIIRTFVLQKGNELRKIKHYQFIGWLQKSGPGNANAFLQLYNLTQGREEDTRPIIVHCSAGIGRTGTYIAFDCLMDEANETGQLSVVNCILKLRQQRPLMVQTSDTYMRDRLFTIQGETFDTMYKIGYKLLILYLVILCLKNILCVNYKNETQPSVANGNSFSKALSQNLLRGEVVIIIGAIIWLLLLGTIAVGVKQTHCLQGIFSSRKSKRDLYQVIELQESPENLENEINEIYEQILPHVNTIKGSVPVDVFVKMVKKTTSSDLKSEFKEIPSAVTNACQHAYLEENRRKNRYKRICPYDYNRVKLSMTDMPDYTDYINASYIHGFKNENKFIAAQGPFNHETTLLFWEMVWQSDCSAIVMFTNTREQHRTRCGEYWPENEERIGRIKIKSIKCSRSAFIIARTFVLEKSDETHHVKHYQFNGWVQKESHSVSNAFLQLYNLTHSKEESSPIIVHCSSGIGRTGTYIAFDHLMDEAHETGQLSVQDCIMKLRNQRPLMVQTSDDYQFLLRMLAGNITHVYDEAVTLDL, from the exons ACTTGAGAGAAGAACTATGTGAGCAACTGCAGGCAGTATCTCCAACCACAAGGTACAAAATCGGCGTCTGTTGCAAACACCAGATGATAGCTGACTCGTTCACAGTTTTACGAACAGACCCCGGAGCATTGAAAATCAACGAAATTTACCTTGACG GATGTTGCCGGGGTTTTTATGGTCTTTCTTGCATGGAGTGTAATAAATCGTGTTCCACATGTGACGCAGCAAATGGAGAATGTTTATCCTGCACCAAATCTCTGTATGGAGAAAAATGTGATAAACGCTGCCCATATAACTGCTCAGATGGCAAGTGTGACAGAAACACGGGGAACTGCAGAGGATGTGACTCTGGATTTGATGGACCAAACTGCCAACCATGCGAAAACGGAAAGTTTGGAAGCAACTGCTCTGAATTCTGTAGCAATCATTGTCCAGAGCATTGTGATGCTCGCACGGGGGCGTGCCATGAGTCCAAATATGAGGCATTCAGACAGAAATTACTAAATGAAAAAACAGCCATTATCTTCGGTGCCGTTATTTTGTTCTTATTGTTAGGGGCAATTGTCATTTTGGTCAAAAGAACCCATTGTTTACAAGAAGTATTAACCTGTAGTAAGTGTGAAAGACAAGATGTATATCAAATCATAGAGTTACAGGAATCGGTTGGGGATTCTCTGAATGAGTACGATGATCTCTATGAAAATACTGTGCCTTATGTGAACATTACCAAAGAGGGCGTTCCTGTCGCCGATTTTGTCGAAATGGTCAAGAAAAAGACATTAAGCGTTCTGAAGAGTGAATTCAAG GACATTTCATGTGCAGTCACAGATACGTTTCAGAATGCCCTCCAAGACGAGAACCGACGGAAAAATCGATACAAAAGGATCTATCCAT ATGATTACAACAGAGTGAAGTTAGACATGGTAGATATGCCAGAGTATACTGATTACGTCAACGCTTCCTACATCCAC GGTTTCATCAGGGAAAACAAATACATAGCAGCGCAAG GTCCATTTAATCACGAAACGACTTTATTATTCTGGGAGATGGTTTGGCAGTCAAATTGTAGTAAAATCGTTATGTTAACGAACACGAGGGAGCAACACAGA ACGCTTTGTGTAGAATACTGGCCCGAAAACGAAGACAGAATTGGaaggataaaaataaaactggagAAATACCGCAGATTACCACTGATAATTATTAGAACGTTTGTTCTGCAAAAG GGGAATGAATTGCGAAAAATAAAACACTACCAATTTATTGGATGGTTACAGAAAAGTGGACCAGGCAACGCCAATGCATTTTTGCAATTGTACAATTTGACACAAGGTAGAGAAGAGGATACCAGGCCTATTATAGTGCATtgcag TGCTGGTATTGGTAGAACCGGTACATACATTGCGTTTGATTGTCTGATGGACGAGGCTAATGAAACAGGACAACTTAGTGTTGTAAACTGCATCCTAAAATTACGACAACAAAGACCCTTAATGGTGCAGACGTCG GACACATATATGCGAGATCGTTTATTTACGATACAAGGAGAAACATTTGACACCATGTACAAAATAGGATACAAACTTCTTATTCTCTATTTGgtaatattatgtttaaaaa ACATCTTATGCGTAAACTACAAAAATGAAACACAACCCTCAGTCGCTAATGGAAATTCCTTTTCCAAAGCATTAAGCCAGAATCTACTAAGAGGTGAAGTTGTCATCATCATAGGTGCCATAATTTGGTTGTTACTGCTGGGTACAATTGCCGTTGGAGTCAAACAAACACACTGTTTACAAGGAATATTCTCATCAAGGAAAAGCAAACGCGACCTTTATCAAGTCATAGAGCTACAAGAATCCCCAGAAAATTTGGAGAATGAGattaatgaaatttatgaaCAAATTTTGCCACATGTAAATACTATCAAAGGTAGTGTCCCTGTCGATGTTTTCGTTAAAATGGTAAAGAAAACAACAAGCAGTGATTTGAAAAGCGAATTTAAG GAAATTCCAAGTGCAGTCACAAATGCGTGTCAGCACGCCTATCTAGAAGAAAATCGTCGGAAAAATAGATACAAACGGATATGCCCAT ATGATTATAACAGAGTGAAACTTAGTATGACGGATATGCCAGATTACACAGATTACATCAATGCCTCCTACATTcat GGTTTtaagaatgaaaacaaatttattgcAGCCCAAG GTCCATTTAATCACGAAACGACTCTATTATTCTGGGAGATGGTTTGGCAGTCGGATTGTAGTGCTATCGTTATGTTTACGAACACGAGGGAGCAACACAGA ACACGATGTGGGGAATACTGGCCCGAAAATGAAGAACGAATTGGAAGGATTAAAATAAAGTCAATTAAATGTAGCAGATCTGCATTTATCATTGCGAGAACATTTGTACttgaaaag AGTGACGAAACCCATCATgtcaaacattatcaatttaatGGGTGGGTGCAGAAGGAATCCCACAGTGTCTCAAATGCGTTTTTACAGCTGTACAACTTGACGCATAGTAAAGAAGAGTCAAGTCCCATCATAGTCCATTGCAG CTCTGGAATTGGTAGAACAGGTACATACATTGCATTTGATCATCTAATGGATGAAGCACACGAGACCGGGCAGCTCAGCGTCCAAGACTGTATTATGAAATTACGAAATCAAAGACCACTAATGGTGCAGACCTCT gaTGATTACCAATTTCTGCTCAGAATGCTGGCGGGAAACATCACACATGTGTATGATGAGGCTGTTACATTAGACTTGTAA